The Phoenix dactylifera cultivar Barhee BC4 unplaced genomic scaffold, palm_55x_up_171113_PBpolish2nd_filt_p 001712F, whole genome shotgun sequence genome has a segment encoding these proteins:
- the LOC103722219 gene encoding uncharacterized protein LOC103722219, translating to MDDFSFPTIAADQDSFCQLPFPSITTSSLWFLSPDTKTTNLRRSFSMAEGAASNITNTFKRNHRPNSPSFSDCGDTSIDYQERMDMLWEGFNDELYQASHNRKEGIVEKNLKGSAAAAKGLLTEKEQHGAVELCWLPALGVSKSRRVLHHKKLSLGEMLRVLKKLFVVQKTHSSKRKSQQKVRKVS from the coding sequence ATGGATGATTTCAGCTTCCCCACCATTGCCGCAGACCAAGATTCCTTCTGCCAGCTCCCCTTCCCCTCCATCACCACCTCCTCCTTATGGTTCCTCTCCCCCGACACAAAGACCACCAATCTCCGAAGAAGCTTCTCCATGGCAGAAGGAGCTGCTTCCAATATCACCAACACATTTAAAAGGAATCACAGGCCAAATTCTCCATCATTCAGCGACTGCGGCGACACTTCTATCGACTACCAGGAGAGGATGGACATGCTATGGGAGGGCTTTAATGATGAGCTCTATCAGGCCTCGCATAATCGAAAAGAAGGCATTGTGGAGAAGAATTTGAAAGGATCAGCGGCTGCTGCAAAAGGTTTGTTAACTGAAAAGGAGCAGCATGGAGCAGTCGAGCTCTGCTGGCTGCCGGCATTAGGTGTGTCGAAGAGCAGACGTGTGCTTCACCACAAAAAGCTTAGCTTGGGGGAGATGCTGAGGGTGTTGAAGAAGCTATTTGTGGTTCAGAAAACTCAttcttccaagagaaagtcacaACAAAAAGTTAGAAAAGTAAGTTGA